In Clupea harengus chromosome 1, Ch_v2.0.2, whole genome shotgun sequence, one DNA window encodes the following:
- the cyth3b gene encoding cytohesin-3 has protein sequence MTTTDEDNHVPEDLSLEERDELSNIRRRKKELLDDIERLKFEIAEVMTEIEQLTCVGDSKTTQRNKQIAMGRKKFNMDPKKGIQFLLENDLLQHTPEDISQFLYKGEGLNKTVIGDYLGERDDFNLKVLQAFVELHEFADLNLVQALRQFLWSFRLPGEAQKIDRMMEAFASRYCQCNLGVFQSTDTCYVLSFAIIMLNTSLHNPNVRDKPPVERFISMNRGINEGGDLPEELLRNLYESIKSEPFKIPEDDGNDLTHTFFNPDREGWLLKLGGRVKTWKRRWFILTDNCLYYFEYTTDKEPRGIIPLENLSIREVDEPRKPNCFELYNPNHKGQVIKACKTEADGRVVEGNHVVYRISAPTPEEKEEWIKSIKASISRDPFYDMLATRKRRIANKK, from the exons ATGACAACCACGGACGAGGATAACCACG TACCAGAGGACCTGTCCttagaagagagggatgagttgTCAAACATACGGAGACGAAAGAAAGAGCTTCTGGATGACATTGAG CGGCTGAAGTTTGAAATCGCTGAGGTGATGACTGAGATCGAGCAGCTGACCTGCGTGGGCGACAG CAAAACAAcgcagagaaacaaacagatcGCCATGGGCCGGAAAAAATTCAACATGGATCCCAAGAAG GGCATCCAGTTTCTCCTGGAGAACGACCTGCTGCAGCACACCCCCGAGGACATCTCTCAGTTTCTGTACAAGGGCGAGGGCCTGAACAAAACAGTCATCGGGGACTACTTGGGAGAGAG GGATGATTTCAATCTCAAAGTCCTGCAGGCATTTGTGGAGCTCCATGAGTTTGCTGACCTCAACCTTGTGCAGGCGTTAAG GCAGTTTCTCTGGAGCTTTCGTCTGCCTGGCGAGGCCCAGAAGATCGACCGTATGATGGAAGCCTTCGCCTCCCGATACTGCCAGTGCAACCTCGGAGTTTTTCAGTCCACAG aCACGTGCTATGTGCTCTCCTTCGCCATCATCATGCTCAACACCAGCCTGCACAACCCCAACGTGAGGGACAAGCCACCTGTCGAGCGCTTCATCTCCATGAACCGCGGCATCAACGAGGGAGGTGACCTGCCTGAGGAGCTGCTGAGG AATCTGTACGAGAGTATCAAGAGTGAGCCTTTCAAAATCCCAGAGGACGATGGCAACGATCTGACACACACGTTCTTCAACCCAGACAGAGAAGGCTGGCTGCTGAAGCTGG GTGGGAGAGTGAAAACCTGGAAGAGGAGATGGTTCATTCTGACAGACAACTGCCTCTATTACTTCGAGTACACAACA GACAAGGAGCCCCGTGGCATCATCCCTCTGGAGAACCTGAGCATCAGAGAGGTGGATGAGCCCAGGAAGCCT AACTGCTTTGAGCTGTACAACCCCAACCACAAGGGCCAGGTCATCAAGGCCTGCAAGACGGAGGCGGATGGAAGGGTGGTGGAGGGCAACCACGTGGTCTACAGGATATCAGCCCCCACGcctgaggagaaggaggagtggaTCAAATCCATCAA AGCCAGCATCAGCAGGGATCCCTTCTACGACATGCTTGCCACCAGGAAGCGACGGATCGCCAACAAGAAGTGA
- the LOC105891854 gene encoding voltage-dependent calcium channel gamma-5 subunit, with protein MSVCGRKALTLLSSVLAVSGLGLLGVAVSTDYWLYLEKGVILPLNQSTDIRMSLHSGLWRVCFLAGEEMGRCFTIEYVMPMNVQLKTESTVSVLNMIRSATPFPLVSLFFMFIGFVLNNVGHIRPHRTILAFVSGIFFILSGLSLVVGLVLYISSINYEMMNRTRSSEAYLSYKYGWSFAFAAISFLLTESAGVMSVYLFMRRYAAEELYRAHPSFYRPRLSDCSDHSGQFLHPEAWARGRSPSDLSSEASLQMSASYPALLKCPKYEQVTSSPC; from the exons ATGAGCGTGTGTGGGAGGAAGGCACTGACGCTGCTGAGCAGTGTGCTGGCAGTGAGCGGCCTGGGCCTGCTGGGGGTGGCCGTCAGCACCGACTACTGGCTCTACCTGGAGAAAGGCGTCATCCTGCCGCTCAACCAGAGCACCGACATACGCATGTCCCTGCACTCAGGCCTCTGGAGGGTCTGCTTCCTGGCAG GTGAGGAGATGGGTCGCTGCTTCACCATCGAGTACGTCATGCCCATGAATGTGCAGCTCAAGACGGAGTCCACCGTCAGCGTCCTCA ATATGATCCGTTCAGCCACGCCCTTTCCCCtggtcagcctcttcttcatgTTCATCGGCTTCGTGCTCAACAACGTCGGCCATATCAGGCCGCACCGCACCATCCTAGCATTCGTCTCCGGAATATTCTTCATCCTCTCAG GCCTGTCCCTGGTGGTGGGTCTGGTTCTGTACATCTCCAGTATTAATTATGAGATGATGAACAGGACCAGGAGCAGTGAGGCCTATCTCAGCTACAAGTACGGCTGGTCGTTCGCCTTCGCTGCCATCTCCTTCCTCCTGACTGAG AGTGCAGGGGTGATGTCCGTCTACCTCTTCATGAGGCGCTACGCGGCAGAGGAGCTGTACCGCGCTCACCCGAGCTTCTACCGGCCACGGCTGAGCGACTGCTCCGACCACTCGGGCCAGTTCCTGCACCCGGAGGCGTGGGCACGGGGACGCAGCCCCTCAGACCTGTCCAGCGAGGCCTCGCTCCAGATGAGCGCCAGCTACCCCGCCCTGCTCAAGTGTCCCAAGTACGAGCAGGTCACCTCCTCCCCGTGCTGA